Genomic DNA from Thermanaerothrix sp.:
CGGAAGGGAACCCCCGTCATGCTCATCTTGAAACGGCGTTATGAATACTGGCCCACCCTGTTGGCGCTGCATAAACTGGGGGCCATCGCTATTCCCGCAACCCATCTGCTTACCCCTAAGGATATTGTGTATCGTTGTAAAGCCGCTGACATCGAAGCCATTGTGGCGGTTGATGATCCTGTCGTTATGGACCATGTGGACGAAGCAGAAAAGCAATCCCCATCGCTGCGGCACAAACTGTTTGTCCGGTCCGTACATACCCCCGCTACGGCGGACCCCGCGGCAGGGAGGAAGAACTGGCTTGATCTTAAAGAACTTGTGGCAGGACAGAGCCCGGAATTCCTCCGTCCTACCGGTAAAGAGGCAACCCAGAACAGGGATATCATGCTCC
This window encodes:
- a CDS encoding AMP-binding protein yields the protein MTKYLSTLEFSSYEDFVQNFSVRVPENFNFAYDVMDELARKRANERALVWCDERGASAEFTYGELQERTNQTANALSSLGIRKGTPVMLILKRRYEYWPTLLALHKLGAIAIPATHLLTPKDIVYRCKAADIEAIVAVDDPVVMDHVDEAEKQSPSLRHKLFVRSVHTPATADPAAGRKNWLDLKELVAGQSPEFLRPTGKEATQNRDIML